The Puntigrus tetrazona isolate hp1 chromosome 16, ASM1883169v1, whole genome shotgun sequence genome includes a region encoding these proteins:
- the LOC122359863 gene encoding LOW QUALITY PROTEIN: succinate-semialdehyde dehydrogenase, mitochondrial-like (The sequence of the model RefSeq protein was modified relative to this genomic sequence to represent the inferred CDS: inserted 1 base in 1 codon), whose product MGSLYLSRGRCILRQVFFGLPSMLRRPYSLDVSAQLLRTRAFIEGRWVSAASTFPVLDPATGEEIAKVSDCGTKEAQDAVNAAYKAFHLWKNHTAKERSILLRKWFDLINQHKEDLAKLITAECVGKPMKESVGEMTYSASFLEWFSEEARRVYGDIVAPPAKDRKILLLKQPVGVASIITPWNFPSAMITRKVGAALAAGCTVVVKPAEDTPLSALALAELSVQAGIPPGVLNVVPCSREKTPAVGELLCTDPLVAKISFTGSTATGKVLLRHAAGTVKRVSMELGGHAPFIVFDSADVDKAVAGAMGSKFRNSGQTCVCSNRFLVQSGIHDAFIEKLAKAMDAELKLXHGSEPTTTQGPLINTSATEKVENQITEAVSQGAVIVRGGKRLEGSFMQPTLLSNVNNDMLCMREETFGPLIPVVKFNTEQEALAIANASPVGLAGYFYSRDISQIWRVAEQMEVGMVGVNEGLISTTEASFGGIKQSGMGREGSKYGIDEYLEIKYMCLGGLSL is encoded by the exons ATGGGCAGTTTATATCTCTCAAGAGGTCGGTGTATTCTCCGGCAGGTGTTCTTCGGCCTACCCAGCATGCTGCGGCGGCCGTACAGCCTCGACGTGTCAGCGCAGCTCCTGCGGACTCGAGCCTTCATAGAAGGGCGCTGGGTCTCCGCGGCGTCCACCTTCCCCGTGTTAGATCCAGCCACGGGAGAAGAGATCGCCAAGGTGTCGGACTGCGGTACGAAGGAAGCTCAAGACGCCGTCAATGCTGCATACAAAGCTTTTCACCTGTGGAAGAATCACACGGCCAAG GAGAGGAGCATTTTATTACGAAAATGGTTTGATCTGATCAATCAGCACAAGGAAGATCTTGCCAAGTTGATCACAGCAGAGTGTGTAG GGAAGCCCATGAAGGAGTCTGTCGGTGAGATGACATACTCTGCCTCCTTTCTGGAGTGGTTTTCTGAAGAGGCCAGACGTGTGTATGGAGATATCGTGGCACCTCCAGCCAAGGACCGCAAGATCCTGTTACTCAAGCAGCCGGTGGGAGTGGCTTCTATCATCACACCT TGGAACTTCCCCAGTGCCATGATCACCAGGAAGGTGGGTGCAGCGCTGGCGGCGGGCTGCACTGTGGTGGTGAAGCCGGCTGAGGATACGCCTCTCTCTGCTCTGGCCCTTGCTGAG CTCTCGGTTCAGGCTGGCATTCCACCTGGGGTGCTTAATGTAGTTCCCTGCTCAAGAGAAAAGACTCCCGCTGTAGGGGAGCTGCTCTGCACGGACCCTCTTGTGGCCAAAATCTCATTTACTGGCTCCACAGCCACTGGCAAA GTACTGTTAAGACATGCTGCAGGGACGGTCAAAAGGGTCTCTATGGAGTTAGGAGGACATGCACCCTTTATTGTATTTGACAGTGCTGACGTAGATAAAGCCGTTGCAGGAGCAATGGGTTCCAAATTCAGGAACTCAGGACAG ACCTGCGTGTGCTCCAATCGCTTTTTGGTACAGAGTGGGATCCACGATGCTTTCATCGAAAAGTTGGCGAAGGCTATGGATGCTGAACTGAAGC GGCACGGCTCAGAGCCCACCACCACACAGGGGCCGCTCATCAACACCAGCGCCACCGAGAAG GTGGAGAACCAGATTACAGAAGCTGTGTCACAGGGAGCTGTCATAGTTCGAGGTGGGAAGAGGCTGGAGGGCTCCTTCATGCAGCCCACCCTGCTGTCCAACGTCAACAACGACATGCTCTGCATGCGAGAGGAGACCTTTGGACCCCTGATTCCTGTTGTTAA GTTCAACACAGAACAGGAGGCACTCGCCATTGCCAATGCTTCTCCTGTTGGTTTAGCAG gTTACTTTTACTCCAGAGACATCAGTCAGATCTGGCGGGTGGCTGAACAGATGGAAGTGGGCATGGTCGGCGTGAATGAAGGTCTGATCTCCACCACAGAAGCATCATTTGGTGGAATTAAACAGTCTGGA